The proteins below are encoded in one region of Sphingobacterium sp. R2:
- a CDS encoding prephenate dehydrogenase produces the protein MNIAIVGVGLIGGSAAIRLKETKFCDKIIGVDKSQKNLDKAMHIGFIDETASLEDAIKRCKVLVLTIPVDAILDVVPQILDLVTDQVVIDMGSTKINILNKIKNHPNRGRYVAAHPMAGTEYSGPEAAVAGLFKGKMMVYVEAFKTDEDAFEIADAITDQLEMRSCFMNADEHDVHTAYVSHISHLTSFALALTVLEKEKSQGRIFELAGSGFESTVRLAKSSPDMWTPIFKQNRENVLEVLEEHIKQLQSLHDAIATEDYDKLHKLITRSNKIKRIIK, from the coding sequence ATGAACATTGCCATTGTAGGCGTAGGCTTGATCGGCGGCTCGGCTGCCATTCGCCTAAAAGAAACAAAATTCTGCGACAAAATCATCGGTGTAGATAAAAGTCAGAAGAACTTAGATAAAGCAATGCATATCGGCTTCATTGACGAAACAGCAAGCTTAGAAGATGCGATTAAGCGGTGTAAAGTATTGGTGCTCACAATCCCTGTTGATGCCATTTTAGATGTTGTTCCTCAAATTTTGGATCTGGTCACCGATCAGGTCGTCATTGATATGGGATCAACGAAAATAAACATTCTCAATAAAATTAAGAATCATCCTAACAGGGGGCGTTATGTAGCAGCCCATCCCATGGCCGGAACAGAATATTCAGGACCAGAAGCAGCTGTAGCCGGCTTGTTCAAAGGCAAAATGATGGTATATGTCGAAGCATTTAAAACCGATGAGGATGCGTTTGAGATCGCCGATGCCATCACCGACCAATTGGAGATGCGCAGCTGTTTTATGAATGCCGATGAACACGATGTACATACCGCTTATGTATCCCACATCTCCCATCTCACTTCTTTTGCACTTGCCTTAACAGTATTGGAAAAAGAAAAATCTCAGGGACGTATCTTTGAACTGGCGGGCTCCGGATTTGAATCTACGGTTCGTCTGGCCAAAAGTTCGCCCGATATGTGGACACCGATTTTCAAGCAGAATCGAGAAAACGTACTCGAAGTGCTCGAAGAGCATATCAAGCAGCTTCAATCCCTGCATGACGCTATTGCTACAGAGGATTATGACAAATTACACAAACTCATTACCCGTTCCAATAAGATAAAAAGGATTATTAAATAA
- a CDS encoding menaquinone biosynthetic enzyme MqnA/MqnD family protein, translated as MNKIRVSAVSYTNTYPFLNGIRQSKIMEQIDLSVDYPSACAQKVIDNEADIGIIPTAALLSLPEYYINTDFCIGTEGAVDSVFIFANRPIEEVETLRLDKQSRTSNGLARILIKNYWKKEVELVTDESVEADAYVLIGDRTFGKKDTVPYLYDLGKEWFNFTGLPFAFALWVSNKELPVSFVEQFNEALSYGVEHATDVIAGLPEFKGFDYSKYLTQHLDFHLTDKKREAVQLYLRYLKALD; from the coding sequence ATGAATAAAATTAGAGTTTCTGCCGTATCGTATACAAATACGTATCCATTTCTGAACGGTATACGTCAATCAAAAATAATGGAGCAGATTGACTTGAGTGTCGATTATCCAAGCGCATGTGCACAGAAAGTAATTGATAACGAAGCTGATATCGGTATTATCCCGACAGCTGCTTTATTAAGTCTTCCTGAATATTATATTAATACAGATTTTTGTATAGGTACAGAAGGTGCCGTGGATTCCGTATTTATTTTTGCTAATAGACCTATTGAAGAGGTGGAAACCTTACGTTTGGATAAGCAATCGCGTACATCAAATGGATTAGCCCGTATATTGATTAAGAATTATTGGAAGAAAGAAGTAGAATTGGTCACGGACGAATCTGTCGAGGCAGATGCTTATGTGTTAATCGGAGATCGCACCTTCGGCAAAAAGGACACAGTTCCATACCTCTACGATCTGGGAAAAGAGTGGTTTAATTTTACAGGATTGCCCTTCGCTTTCGCTTTATGGGTAAGCAATAAAGAGCTTCCAGTATCTTTTGTGGAACAATTTAATGAGGCTTTATCGTATGGTGTGGAACATGCAACCGACGTTATTGCCGGTCTACCCGAGTTTAAAGGCTTCGATTACTCAAAATATTTAACACAGCATCTCGATTTCCATTTAACAGATAAAAAGCGGGAGGCTGTCCAATTGTATCTTCGTTATTTAAAAGCATTGGATTAA
- a CDS encoding histidine phosphatase family protein, which produces MKKTFYFIRHGQTDLNLKGIVQGRGVNSPLNTMGVAQAQAFFDRYSNVPFDKIYTSTLLRTHQTVQGFLDLNVPWEQLVGLDEISWGVYEGKEQTPELLAGFEKLVAAWRNGELDVSIENGESPNELMARQRVALDHMLAQTDEENILVCMHGRALRIMLCLMTGVEARYMDDFPHTNTALYKLQYDNGQFEIVDHYNIAHLEALIDE; this is translated from the coding sequence TTGAAAAAGACATTTTATTTTATACGGCACGGACAGACTGATCTAAATTTAAAAGGCATTGTACAGGGGAGAGGGGTTAATTCGCCGCTGAACACTATGGGGGTAGCGCAAGCTCAGGCTTTCTTTGATCGTTACAGTAACGTGCCTTTTGATAAAATATATACCTCTACCTTATTGCGCACGCATCAAACTGTACAGGGATTTCTTGATTTGAACGTACCTTGGGAACAACTCGTTGGATTGGATGAAATAAGCTGGGGAGTTTATGAGGGAAAAGAGCAAACACCGGAGTTGTTAGCTGGTTTTGAAAAATTAGTCGCAGCATGGCGCAACGGAGAATTGGATGTCAGTATTGAAAACGGAGAGTCTCCCAATGAGCTGATGGCTCGTCAACGGGTCGCTTTGGATCATATGCTTGCTCAGACAGACGAAGAGAATATTCTCGTATGTATGCACGGACGTGCATTAAGGATCATGCTTTGCCTCATGACGGGCGTAGAGGCCCGTTATATGGATGATTTTCCGCACACCAATACTGCTTTATATAAATTGCAGTATGATAATGGTCAATTTGAGATTGTAGACCATTACAATATTGCACACTTAGAAGCATTGATAGATGAATAA
- the mqnE gene encoding aminofutalosine synthase MqnE produces the protein MNAMDKLNFLINDKNLAVELRNIAEKVLREQRITFDEGVLLYEKGELGYLGVLANYIREKRHGDRTFFNRNFHIEPTNVCVYDCKFCSYSRLIKERAEGWEMEVDGMMDIVKKYDNEPVTEVHITGGVVPKQNLEFYADFFRRCKEHRPELHIKGLTPVEYYYIFKKAKLSHYDGLKYLQSCGLDSMPGGGAEIFHPEVRVQIAHDKCTAEQWLDIHEQAHKLGMHTNATMLYGHIEQFWHRVDHMDRLRQLQDKTGGFQTFIPLKFRNKGNQMSHIPEASVIEDLRNYAVARIYMDNFDHIKAYWAMISRDTAQLSLAFGVDDIDGTLDDTTKIYSMAGAEEQKPGMTTQEVVELIKNVGRHPIERDTLYNVVTDYKDVVFDHGNQKKSYYALPVVNS, from the coding sequence ATGAACGCAATGGATAAATTGAATTTCTTGATTAACGACAAAAACTTAGCGGTTGAATTGAGAAATATAGCGGAGAAAGTTTTGCGGGAGCAGCGTATCACGTTTGATGAAGGGGTTCTTTTGTATGAAAAAGGTGAGTTGGGGTATCTTGGTGTACTTGCGAATTATATCCGTGAGAAGCGGCATGGTGACCGTACTTTTTTTAATCGTAATTTTCACATCGAGCCGACCAATGTCTGTGTCTATGACTGTAAGTTCTGTTCATATTCGAGGCTCATAAAAGAGCGCGCAGAAGGCTGGGAGATGGAGGTTGACGGTATGATGGATATTGTCAAAAAATATGACAATGAGCCTGTGACGGAAGTTCATATCACAGGAGGTGTAGTTCCTAAACAAAACCTCGAGTTTTACGCCGATTTTTTCCGTAGATGTAAGGAGCACCGTCCTGAACTGCATATCAAAGGACTTACACCTGTTGAATATTACTATATTTTTAAGAAGGCAAAACTGAGCCATTACGATGGCCTCAAGTATTTGCAATCTTGTGGGTTGGATTCTATGCCGGGAGGAGGTGCAGAGATTTTTCATCCAGAAGTGAGAGTACAGATCGCGCATGATAAATGTACGGCTGAACAATGGTTAGATATTCACGAGCAGGCACACAAGCTAGGTATGCACACCAACGCAACCATGCTTTATGGTCATATCGAACAGTTTTGGCACCGCGTTGATCACATGGATCGCTTAAGACAATTGCAGGATAAGACGGGGGGCTTTCAGACATTTATTCCCTTGAAATTTAGAAATAAAGGGAACCAAATGTCCCATATTCCAGAAGCATCTGTGATAGAGGACTTGAGAAATTATGCCGTTGCTCGGATATACATGGATAATTTTGATCACATCAAGGCCTACTGGGCAATGATTTCAAGAGATACAGCGCAGCTATCCTTGGCCTTTGGCGTAGATGATATCGATGGAACACTGGACGATACAACAAAGATATACAGCATGGCAGGAGCGGAGGAGCAAAAGCCGGGAATGACCACCCAAGAAGTTGTTGAACTCATAAAAAATGTTGGACGTCATCCTATTGAAAGAGATACACTGTATAACGTGGTTACAGATTATAAAGATGTTGTGTTTGATCACGGTAACCAAAAGAAAAGTTATTACGCATTACCTGTTGTTAATTCATAA
- a CDS encoding DEAD/DEAH box helicase, translating into MQLKAILDKLHISSLNEMQERVLESYQKDQDFLLLSPTGSGKTLAFSLLVLQQLKMEVRKVQVLIVVPTRELALQIEQVLRKVATGHKITCAYGGHSTRIEKNAFKDAPGIIIGTPGRIKQHIEEQNFDPSNIHTLVLDEFDKSLELGFQHQMDFIIQHIPTIKSRILTSATMMDTLPPFTQIKQPILVDFLHNAKHNPQITIKKVVAPVQKKLEALLKLICKIGTKKMIIFCNHRDAVDHISELLDNRNIIHDTFHGGLEQQDRELALLKFRNHSNHVLITTDLAARGLDIPEVDAIIHYQLPHKEDDFIHRNGRTARMQAQGDVYVILKPEEIYPYIPIEIPEEEFPEFYDLPQNSPFATLYISAGRKDKINKIDIVGFLLNLEGIEKDDIGIIEVKDKSAYVAVRRKFASIIINKANGQKIKGRKVKIGRT; encoded by the coding sequence ATGCAGTTAAAAGCTATTTTAGACAAATTACATATTTCATCGTTGAATGAAATGCAAGAAAGGGTGCTGGAATCGTATCAGAAGGACCAGGATTTCCTATTACTTTCGCCCACAGGGTCTGGCAAAACTTTAGCCTTTTCATTACTCGTTTTGCAACAATTGAAGATGGAGGTCCGAAAAGTTCAAGTATTAATAGTAGTGCCTACCCGTGAACTTGCTTTACAGATTGAACAAGTGCTGCGCAAGGTAGCGACAGGCCACAAAATCACCTGCGCATATGGTGGACATAGTACACGGATCGAAAAAAATGCCTTCAAGGATGCACCTGGAATTATCATTGGAACACCAGGACGTATAAAACAGCATATTGAAGAGCAAAATTTTGATCCCTCCAACATCCACACTCTTGTGCTTGACGAGTTTGATAAATCATTGGAACTCGGATTCCAGCATCAAATGGATTTTATTATTCAACATATCCCTACGATTAAGTCAAGAATATTAACTTCCGCAACGATGATGGATACGCTCCCACCATTCACACAAATAAAGCAGCCTATTCTTGTTGACTTTCTTCATAACGCGAAACATAACCCGCAGATTACGATTAAAAAAGTAGTTGCTCCCGTTCAGAAGAAATTAGAGGCACTACTTAAGCTCATCTGCAAGATTGGCACAAAAAAAATGATTATCTTCTGCAATCACCGCGATGCAGTAGATCACATTAGTGAACTTCTGGACAATCGCAATATTATCCACGATACCTTTCATGGCGGACTTGAACAGCAGGATCGCGAGCTGGCACTTCTCAAATTCCGAAACCATTCTAATCATGTACTGATCACAACAGACCTTGCTGCAAGGGGATTAGATATTCCAGAAGTTGATGCCATTATACATTACCAGTTGCCGCACAAAGAAGACGACTTTATTCACCGCAATGGACGTACAGCCCGTATGCAAGCGCAAGGTGATGTCTATGTAATCCTCAAACCAGAAGAAATATACCCTTACATTCCAATAGAAATACCTGAGGAAGAATTTCCGGAATTCTATGACCTCCCTCAAAACTCACCATTTGCAACACTTTATATTAGTGCCGGGCGAAAGGATAAGATCAACAAAATTGATATTGTCGGATTTTTGCTCAATTTAGAAGGGATTGAGAAGGATGACATTGGTATTATAGAAGTAAAAGACAAATCGGCCTACGTCGCTGTTAGAAGAAAATTTGCTTCTATTATTATTAATAAAGCCAATGGTCAAAAAATTAAGGGGCGTAAAGTGAAAATTGGACGCACCTAA
- a CDS encoding tetratricopeptide repeat protein, giving the protein MKFNLVLSMKHMFSNLAVILQNNTFVESDFTLPVPILLAKFSFLPIASFFPQSCPSFPSDWLAELGDHALRCLLQGFNIGILENGNPVALFEEAIDLTHHALAYSYLGLYYVKIGNYDKAVATFTNAIEHFPEEPFFYASRCLIYRQIEEDEGAFYDYQIAKRLDFNYHSVLEWQENQAELTYFEAENLVIQELESKSQQLSKDEINGLGLEYVHSYSYLKAINLYSCAIVEAGGSDSSLFVFRGSLYLKLTCFELALSDFNQAIALDKNRSAAYIFRAKVFESYRNYQTALEDYAQAEEIDGHSSIVYEERASLFERLGNFKEALLDFDRLVSLNPEDFYVYSLRADLNEKLENFEGALADYSKAIDLNPYYSDLYSYRAAIREKLGDAVGARADLDKFNELEDE; this is encoded by the coding sequence ATGAAATTTAACTTAGTTTTGAGTATGAAGCATATGTTTTCGAATTTAGCTGTTATTCTTCAAAACAATACTTTTGTAGAATCAGATTTTACACTGCCAGTACCCATCCTTCTTGCTAAGTTCTCTTTTTTGCCCATTGCGTCATTTTTTCCTCAATCTTGTCCGTCTTTTCCGTCTGATTGGCTTGCTGAATTGGGAGATCATGCTCTTCGATGCCTCTTGCAAGGGTTTAATATAGGTATCCTTGAGAATGGTAATCCTGTAGCATTGTTTGAGGAGGCTATTGATTTAACTCATCATGCGCTCGCCTATAGTTATTTGGGACTTTATTATGTTAAGATAGGCAATTATGATAAAGCCGTTGCAACGTTCACAAATGCTATCGAGCACTTTCCAGAAGAACCATTCTTCTATGCCAGCCGTTGTTTAATCTATAGGCAGATCGAGGAAGATGAGGGGGCGTTTTATGATTATCAGATTGCGAAGAGACTAGATTTTAATTACCATAGTGTATTGGAATGGCAGGAAAATCAGGCTGAATTGACTTATTTCGAAGCTGAAAATTTGGTTATTCAGGAGCTGGAATCAAAATCTCAACAGCTAAGTAAGGACGAAATAAATGGGCTGGGTCTTGAATATGTTCATTCCTATAGCTATCTAAAGGCCATCAATCTTTATTCGTGTGCAATTGTTGAAGCTGGCGGTAGCGATAGCAGTCTTTTTGTTTTCAGGGGGAGTTTATACCTGAAATTGACCTGTTTTGAATTGGCATTGTCTGATTTTAATCAGGCCATCGCTCTTGATAAGAACCGATCTGCTGCTTATATATTTCGCGCAAAAGTTTTTGAATCTTACCGCAATTACCAAACAGCTTTGGAAGACTATGCTCAGGCAGAAGAAATAGATGGTCATTCGTCGATTGTGTATGAAGAAAGAGCCTCTTTATTCGAGCGGTTGGGTAATTTTAAGGAAGCATTACTGGATTTTGACCGTCTTGTTAGTCTCAATCCGGAAGATTTTTATGTATATTCATTGCGAGCCGATCTGAATGAAAAGCTCGAGAATTTTGAGGGAGCCCTGGCAGATTATTCCAAAGCGATCGATCTGAATCCATATTATTCTGATTTGTATTCTTATCGTGCCGCAATTCGCGAAAAATTGGGTGATGCTGTCGGAGCGAGAGCCGACTTGGATAAGTTCAATGAATTGGAAGATGAATAA
- a CDS encoding ABC transporter ATP-binding protein, whose product MKTYFRLLSFAKPIEKFAIPYVIFTLITVIFSTLNLALLAPLLHTLFNAGNATVEAVKPETYTDILAWFNYYASVANNQLGAYGALKYVCIVIVISVFISNLFRYFCQRIMENFRIHTLLKLRRAVFDNVMNLHVGYFTGQRKGDIVSKVASDVQVVQYSVTGTLQVVFKEPLQLIAYIVMLFNISAQLTFFSLLVIPISGFFIARIVKNLKTQAHAAQESYGNMISYLDEALSGIKIIKAFNGVSFIKDRFHNENEHYANIGRTMAKRQQLSSPVSELLGVIMVAIILLYGGHLVLSGDRSLTAPEFIAYIAIFSQVMRPAKALTDSFSGIHNGLAAGERVLELIDEKTEVKDSEGAKLVKSFEKSIVFNQVSFSYNRDKEILQHIDLTIEKGKIVALVGPSGGGKSTLVDLIPRFMDVTGGQILFDGTDLRALNQDSLRDMIGVVNQESILFNDTIFNNIAFANVSASPEEVEAAARIANAHEFILKTEHGYQTNIGDRGGKLSGGQRQRICIARAVLKNPPIMLLDEATSALDTESEKLVQDSLYKLMDNRTTVVIAHRLSTIQNADKIVVIEAGKIVEIGSHSELIQREGLYRKLIEMQQFTD is encoded by the coding sequence ATGAAAACATATTTTAGGCTCTTATCGTTTGCTAAACCCATTGAGAAATTTGCAATCCCATATGTAATTTTCACGCTGATCACGGTTATTTTTAGTACATTAAATTTAGCATTGCTTGCTCCATTACTCCATACACTATTTAACGCTGGTAATGCGACCGTCGAAGCGGTAAAACCCGAGACTTATACCGACATTCTCGCGTGGTTTAATTACTATGCAAGTGTTGCCAATAACCAGCTTGGAGCCTATGGCGCGTTAAAATACGTGTGTATTGTGATTGTAATTTCAGTTTTTATCAGCAATCTGTTTCGTTATTTCTGCCAACGTATCATGGAGAATTTTCGCATTCATACTTTACTCAAATTGCGCAGAGCGGTTTTTGATAACGTGATGAATCTGCATGTTGGCTATTTTACGGGACAGCGTAAAGGAGATATTGTATCGAAGGTTGCTTCCGATGTACAAGTTGTGCAGTATTCTGTTACAGGAACTTTACAAGTTGTTTTTAAAGAGCCTTTGCAGCTAATAGCGTATATTGTCATGCTGTTTAACATTTCAGCACAATTAACATTCTTTTCGCTCTTGGTTATTCCCATCTCTGGTTTTTTTATCGCAAGGATTGTTAAAAATCTCAAAACTCAGGCCCATGCTGCTCAGGAATCTTATGGAAACATGATATCCTATTTGGATGAAGCGTTGTCTGGCATCAAAATAATTAAAGCTTTTAATGGAGTATCATTTATTAAGGACAGGTTTCATAATGAAAACGAACACTATGCGAATATTGGCCGTACTATGGCTAAGCGGCAACAGTTAAGTTCGCCAGTTTCTGAATTGCTTGGCGTTATTATGGTGGCAATTATTCTTCTGTATGGTGGTCATTTGGTCCTTTCGGGCGACAGAAGTCTGACCGCACCGGAGTTTATTGCCTACATCGCTATTTTTTCACAGGTCATGCGTCCTGCAAAAGCTTTAACGGATTCTTTTAGTGGTATCCACAATGGTCTTGCCGCGGGTGAACGGGTTTTGGAACTTATTGATGAAAAGACTGAAGTGAAGGATTCCGAGGGTGCCAAACTTGTTAAAAGCTTTGAGAAAAGTATCGTATTTAACCAGGTGAGCTTCTCGTATAACCGAGACAAAGAAATCTTACAGCATATTGATTTAACGATAGAAAAAGGGAAAATCGTTGCATTGGTAGGTCCCTCAGGAGGAGGTAAATCGACTTTAGTCGATTTAATTCCGAGATTTATGGACGTTACGGGTGGGCAGATTCTCTTTGATGGTACAGATTTGAGGGCGCTAAACCAGGATTCTTTACGGGATATGATCGGTGTAGTGAATCAGGAATCTATTTTGTTTAATGATACGATCTTTAACAATATTGCTTTTGCCAATGTTTCTGCAAGTCCGGAGGAAGTAGAAGCTGCTGCACGGATTGCGAATGCACATGAATTTATTTTAAAAACGGAGCATGGTTACCAGACCAATATTGGTGATAGGGGTGGCAAATTATCAGGTGGTCAACGTCAGCGCATATGTATTGCGCGAGCCGTCTTAAAAAATCCGCCAATTATGCTACTCGATGAAGCAACTTCGGCTTTGGATACTGAATCTGAGAAATTGGTACAGGACTCTCTTTATAAATTAATGGATAATAGAACAACAGTTGTCATTGCGCATCGCTTAAGTACCATTCAGAATGCAGACAAAATTGTTGTTATTGAAGCGGGGAAGATTGTAGAGATCGGTAGTCATAGTGAGCTGATACAGCGTGAAGGATTGTATCGGAAATTAATCGAAATGCAACAATTTACAGACTAG
- a CDS encoding pyridoxal phosphate-dependent aminotransferase: protein MRIDVAKRLQHTEEYYFSKKLREIDELNKQGARVINLGIGSPDLPPHPEVIETLSTNAQLPNAHGYQNYKGAPDLRQAVADWYQRYYQATFNTNSEILPLIGSKEGIVHICMTYLQEGDQALIPNPGYPAYAAAVRLSGAEAITYNLTEEKNWLIDLDELRKQDLSKVKLMWINYPHMPTGASAPDVFYQELIQFAKTHNILICHDNPYSFILTDTPRSIMSIPGSKDVAIELNSLSKSSNMAGWRIGVLVGAEEHINQVLRFKSNMDSGMFLPVQLAAAKALQLDASWYTDLNKIYAERRQQVYEIMDLLDCSYQKDQVGLFVWARIPEKYKDGYALSDAVLEKSRVFITPGGIFGDKGDEYIRISLCATVAVLKESIQRIQDNF, encoded by the coding sequence ATGCGAATAGACGTTGCCAAAAGATTGCAGCACACCGAGGAATATTATTTCTCCAAAAAATTAAGAGAAATAGACGAGCTAAATAAACAGGGTGCGCGTGTAATCAACCTAGGAATCGGAAGTCCAGATTTGCCACCGCATCCGGAGGTAATCGAGACATTAAGTACGAATGCCCAACTCCCAAATGCGCATGGCTATCAAAATTATAAAGGTGCTCCTGACCTACGACAAGCCGTTGCGGATTGGTATCAACGTTATTATCAGGCAACTTTTAATACAAATTCAGAAATACTCCCCTTAATTGGATCAAAAGAGGGAATTGTGCACATCTGCATGACTTATCTTCAAGAAGGAGACCAAGCGCTTATCCCCAATCCTGGATACCCTGCTTACGCTGCAGCCGTACGGCTGAGTGGTGCTGAAGCGATTACCTATAACCTAACGGAAGAGAAGAATTGGCTTATTGATTTGGATGAACTCAGAAAACAGGATTTGTCAAAAGTTAAATTGATGTGGATAAACTATCCCCATATGCCAACTGGGGCCTCTGCGCCTGATGTATTTTATCAGGAGCTGATTCAATTTGCCAAAACGCACAACATACTGATTTGCCACGACAATCCATACAGCTTTATTCTTACAGATACGCCAAGAAGCATTATGAGCATACCGGGTTCGAAAGACGTGGCCATTGAATTAAATTCCCTGAGCAAATCTTCCAATATGGCCGGATGGCGCATTGGTGTGCTCGTCGGTGCCGAAGAACATATAAATCAAGTGCTGCGTTTCAAAAGCAACATGGACTCAGGTATGTTTTTACCTGTTCAGCTGGCGGCTGCAAAAGCCTTACAACTTGATGCATCCTGGTATACCGATCTAAACAAAATTTACGCCGAAAGACGGCAACAGGTTTATGAAATTATGGATTTGCTTGACTGCTCCTATCAAAAAGACCAGGTAGGCCTCTTTGTCTGGGCCCGTATACCTGAAAAATATAAAGATGGGTATGCGCTAAGCGACGCTGTTTTGGAGAAATCAAGGGTGTTCATCACACCTGGCGGAATTTTCGGAGATAAAGGCGATGAATATATCCGCATCAGTCTCTGCGCTACAGTAGCGGTACTCAAAGAATCAATACAGCGCATTCAAGATAATTTCTAA